Proteins from a single region of Rhodovibrio salinarum DSM 9154:
- a CDS encoding NTP transferase domain-containing protein encodes MTNDGARAHALVLAGGVDRTHPVAQADSVAAKPFARVAGTAMVERVVAALLASDRITHVTLSLSRDAVTTAHLTELPAHIRAGSVSLREPGPSRAASALDGAAVAPGDRPLLIVTADHPLLTAAMVDDVLVGAQRAACDFAVAMNQVQILAQRYPEVRCSRLRMRDGVYSGCNLYAMMRPAGSRAVTFWRELEQSRKAPHRIAARLGPASLVGYLLRRWTLAQALERLSAQIGCRVAPVLLEQPEAAIDVDTPADLALVRRIARQGPGAHDTAAR; translated from the coding sequence ATGACGAACGACGGTGCAAGAGCGCACGCGCTCGTGCTCGCAGGCGGCGTCGATCGGACCCATCCCGTGGCCCAGGCCGACTCGGTCGCGGCCAAGCCATTCGCGCGAGTGGCCGGCACCGCAATGGTCGAGCGGGTGGTTGCGGCCCTCCTCGCCAGCGATCGGATCACCCACGTCACGCTGAGTCTGAGCCGAGACGCCGTGACGACGGCCCACCTCACGGAATTGCCCGCGCACATTCGCGCGGGGTCGGTGAGCTTACGCGAACCGGGACCCTCGCGCGCGGCCAGCGCACTCGACGGCGCCGCCGTAGCACCCGGTGACCGGCCGCTGCTGATCGTCACCGCAGACCATCCGCTGCTAACGGCCGCCATGGTAGACGACGTCTTGGTCGGCGCACAGCGGGCTGCCTGTGACTTCGCAGTTGCCATGAACCAGGTTCAGATCCTGGCGCAACGCTACCCGGAAGTGCGCTGCAGCAGGCTACGGATGCGCGACGGAGTGTACAGCGGATGTAACCTTTACGCCATGATGCGCCCGGCCGGGTCGCGCGCCGTGACCTTCTGGCGCGAGCTGGAACAGAGCCGTAAGGCCCCGCATCGTATCGCCGCGCGACTCGGCCCGGCGAGCCTGGTTGGTTATCTTCTGCGCCGTTGGACCCTTGCGCAGGCGCTGGAGCGGCTTTCCGCACAGATCGGCTGCCGAGTTGCGCCGGTTTTGCTGGAACAGCCCGAAGCGGCGATCGATGTCGATACGCCAGCTGACCTCGCGCTCGTCCGCCGGATCGCGCGACAGGGCCCGGGCGCTCACGACACGGCGGCCAGGTGA
- a CDS encoding LptF/LptG family permease, translating to MPLTFARYLLVTFFARFALALAALGLVLTVFDTLAHIHAVLDGGAPIGLGLIAYASLRLPTLVVLLVPLAVLIGALLTLIALVASQELVVARAAGVSGTQITGILLIGAALVAGAHFLFANLVAVETAGRLATWQARGYAGLPPGARSEEQGLWLAADSAIVHIGLASADGQRLHDVVVIQRDPAGGLEAFFKAQKARFVDGRWRLDGVERLVAARDSGPAQETPIPAFRWDPSRFGNFGQGPEELSFGEAWSLRKDAGYSERTPRYYRFWTHRKLAQPVSCLVMALLPAHMAYQHARRRQLVLLGLATLAAGALYFGLERLLIPLGETAVLPPAFAAWAPAVMFAALAFWSLIMAES from the coding sequence ATGCCGTTGACCTTTGCCCGCTACCTTCTGGTCACGTTCTTTGCGCGCTTCGCTCTCGCCCTCGCCGCACTGGGTCTTGTGCTGACGGTTTTCGACACACTTGCGCACATCCACGCCGTGCTGGACGGCGGCGCGCCCATCGGGCTTGGCTTGATTGCCTATGCCAGTCTCAGGCTGCCCACGCTGGTGGTCCTGCTGGTTCCTCTCGCCGTGCTGATCGGCGCGCTTCTGACCCTGATCGCGCTAGTCGCCTCCCAAGAGCTCGTGGTCGCGCGTGCCGCCGGTGTTTCCGGTACGCAGATCACCGGGATCCTTCTGATAGGCGCCGCGCTGGTTGCTGGCGCGCACTTCCTGTTCGCCAACCTGGTCGCGGTCGAGACCGCCGGCAGGCTGGCGACCTGGCAGGCGCGCGGTTACGCCGGGCTGCCTCCAGGCGCGCGCTCGGAGGAGCAGGGGCTCTGGCTGGCCGCGGACAGCGCCATCGTGCACATCGGACTGGCATCAGCTGACGGACAAAGGCTGCACGACGTGGTTGTTATCCAGCGCGATCCCGCCGGCGGGCTCGAGGCGTTCTTCAAAGCGCAAAAAGCCCGATTTGTCGACGGGCGCTGGCGCTTGGACGGGGTCGAGCGACTGGTCGCTGCGCGCGACAGCGGTCCTGCGCAAGAAACACCTATCCCTGCGTTCCGGTGGGATCCCAGTCGTTTCGGCAATTTTGGCCAGGGCCCCGAGGAACTGTCGTTCGGCGAAGCATGGTCCTTGCGCAAGGACGCAGGCTACAGCGAACGCACACCCCGGTATTACCGGTTTTGGACGCACCGCAAATTGGCTCAACCTGTCTCGTGCTTGGTGATGGCGCTGCTTCCGGCACACATGGCATATCAGCATGCGCGCCGGCGGCAACTCGTGCTACTGGGGCTGGCAACCCTGGCCGCGGGCGCGCTTTACTTCGGCTTGGAACGGTTGCTGATCCCGCTGGGTGAGACTGCCGTGCTGCCGCCCGCCTTCGCGGCCTGGGCCCCGGCAGTCATGTTCGCCGCCCTAGCGTTTTGGTCGCTGATTATGGCGGAAAGCTGA
- a CDS encoding LptF/LptG family permease, protein MTVLSRYLLRRAAFHFTVMLAVMLLALTLERLLEITRTVTDRGASVGRALDMIVALLPHYLGLAVPAAAFLAVLTSLHQMRHDSELSVMHAAGIPLTRLLRPLVVAALLLAALMAVNTAFLQPYGRYAYRDTLRDVMASRLPMRILPGVFYDIGDGTVLRAGAVGPRGQNFERVFAARDRPGDGRTYVLAKAGTLSTDRETERLVVRMAQGTLIRDRGGASGVEKVDFEHYIWPLPVQGTTSRGPRGKDERELTVPELLSDTPAAGGDLSQEVRVAELNKRLVSAVSIPLLAVLAAPIPVLRAGRVSRLTRFAVGIGVLVLYQKLLALAEGLVASGTLPPWGGQWGVVAAFALLAAGLLRIAQAGNLGPLRRRHASVSKAA, encoded by the coding sequence ATGACGGTTCTATCTCGGTACCTGCTGCGTCGTGCGGCCTTCCACTTCACGGTCATGCTGGCCGTGATGCTTCTGGCCCTCACCTTGGAGCGTCTGCTCGAGATCACCCGAACGGTAACCGATCGAGGTGCGTCAGTTGGGCGCGCGCTCGACATGATCGTCGCGCTGCTTCCCCACTACCTCGGGCTGGCCGTGCCGGCAGCCGCGTTCCTGGCCGTCCTGACTTCTCTCCACCAAATGCGCCACGACAGCGAGTTGTCGGTGATGCATGCCGCCGGCATACCGCTGACCCGCCTGCTACGCCCGCTGGTGGTCGCGGCTCTGCTGTTGGCGGCATTGATGGCCGTTAACACGGCCTTCCTGCAACCTTACGGCCGGTACGCCTACCGAGACACGTTGCGCGACGTGATGGCTTCCCGTTTGCCGATGCGGATCCTGCCCGGGGTGTTCTACGACATTGGCGACGGCACGGTGCTGCGGGCGGGGGCAGTCGGTCCTCGCGGGCAAAATTTTGAGCGGGTCTTCGCCGCCCGCGATCGGCCGGGCGACGGACGTACCTACGTGCTGGCCAAGGCAGGAACGCTTAGCACCGATCGCGAAACCGAACGGCTGGTTGTACGGATGGCTCAAGGCACCCTGATCCGCGACCGAGGAGGTGCCAGCGGCGTGGAGAAAGTCGACTTCGAGCACTACATCTGGCCGCTACCGGTCCAGGGGACCACCTCGCGCGGTCCGCGCGGCAAGGACGAGCGCGAACTTACAGTACCGGAACTGCTTTCCGACACCCCGGCAGCCGGCGGCGATCTCAGCCAGGAGGTCCGTGTTGCGGAACTGAACAAACGCTTGGTGTCGGCAGTGTCGATCCCGCTGCTCGCGGTTCTGGCCGCACCAATACCGGTCCTGCGCGCCGGGCGTGTCAGCCGCTTGACGCGCTTCGCCGTGGGGATTGGCGTGCTGGTCCTCTATCAGAAGCTGCTGGCGCTCGCGGAAGGACTGGTCGCGTCCGGGACGCTGCCACCGTGGGGCGGCCAATGGGGGGTCGTGGCTGCGTTTGCGCTTCTAGCGGCGGGTCTTCTGCGGATCGCTCAAGCTGGCAACCTCGGGCCCCTGCGCCGCCGCCACGCGTCCGTTTCAAAGGCCGCCTGA
- a CDS encoding HIT family protein, with protein MAHGTMTEFGYPDTVIADYTHWTVQRRPRQATLGALVLIAKAEATAFAQLPDAAFAEAATVVRAIERALTDALAYDKINYLMLMMKDPHVHYHVLPRYAQTRVFDEISCSDPGWPGPPDLAHSVELPAVTTDRLHARLVAAWPD; from the coding sequence ATGGCTCACGGGACGATGACCGAATTTGGCTACCCGGATACAGTGATCGCGGACTATACGCACTGGACGGTTCAACGGCGCCCGCGGCAGGCGACGCTCGGTGCGCTCGTCCTGATCGCCAAGGCGGAGGCGACCGCGTTCGCCCAGCTTCCTGACGCGGCGTTCGCCGAGGCTGCAACGGTGGTCCGGGCGATCGAGCGGGCCCTAACGGATGCCCTGGCGTACGACAAAATCAACTACCTGATGTTGATGATGAAGGATCCCCATGTGCACTACCATGTGTTGCCGCGCTACGCGCAAACGCGCGTTTTCGACGAGATCAGCTGTTCGGACCCGGGCTGGCCCGGTCCGCCTGACTTGGCACACAGCGTCGAGCTGCCCGCCGTGACGACGGACAGGCTGCACGCCCGGCTCGTTGCGGCTTGGCCAGACTAA
- a CDS encoding DUF6134 family protein, with translation MARRGFTRRGFALRIGAVGACLAVLGNVHARAAVEPPVGRYRYTVLREGRPIGAHIRTLRQNGDILAVTTEIDLVVTLFSVPLYSYRHTSVERWRGDTLIGLDSQTRKNGKEKSLAGVRDGDGPLVLENHKGERRTFPESPLTTTLWHPRTPQAPQLLEVEDGWMKTNATQDIGREAVRIGDTRQTARHYRLGGEVQRDVWYDDRGLLLRVAFQHDDGSRIVMQPAADFT, from the coding sequence TTGGCACGACGCGGTTTCACGCGACGCGGTTTTGCCCTCCGTATCGGCGCGGTCGGGGCATGCCTGGCAGTCCTGGGGAATGTCCACGCACGGGCTGCGGTCGAGCCTCCCGTTGGCCGGTACCGATATACGGTTCTGCGCGAAGGCCGCCCGATCGGCGCACACATTCGTACGCTACGCCAGAACGGCGACATTCTGGCGGTAACCACCGAGATTGATCTTGTGGTCACACTGTTCTCCGTCCCTTTATACAGCTACCGCCATACCTCTGTCGAACGCTGGCGAGGCGACACCCTGATTGGTCTCGACAGTCAAACCCGCAAGAACGGCAAAGAGAAAAGCCTGGCGGGCGTACGCGACGGCGACGGTCCGCTGGTGCTGGAGAACCATAAGGGTGAACGCAGAACGTTCCCGGAAAGCCCCCTCACGACGACGCTCTGGCACCCCCGGACCCCACAGGCACCACAGCTTCTGGAGGTCGAGGACGGCTGGATGAAAACCAACGCCACGCAGGACATCGGGCGCGAAGCCGTCCGGATCGGCGACACACGTCAGACGGCCCGGCACTACCGCCTGGGCGGCGAGGTGCAGCGGGACGTCTGGTACGATGACCGGGGGCTACTGCTCCGGGTTGCATTCCAGCACGACGACGGCTCCCGGATCGTGATGCAGCCAGCAGCGGATTTCACTTGA
- a CDS encoding mitochondrial fission ELM1 family protein, with protein MSTVDPTRRSDSREDLPVWALLGPKAGDNEQVIALAEALERPYRIVRLRYTGAYRLPNRLLGATLHSLAAADPDLTPPWPKLVLAAGRRSVPVARWIQRVAGHRVRLVQIGRPRAPLGWFDLVLAPPQYHLPARRNLVRLPLPLVRAQRADDPHPAWTARIADLPAPRAAVLIGGDARARDLTRATVWKTLDAAAERVGHGGSLMVTTSPRTEEGRLPDLQTSCATLVYRWHAQSGRDNPMDAFLDKADRIVVTGDSVSMLARAVATGKPVTVVPVPRRAPYSSRAGAGLDLLRLWQRGLANAPLLTPPPDPDAVFEALVADGRAAWTEGLLDLPGRPGVNSALIAPVCARILSLIDGNGAGGA; from the coding sequence GTGAGCACTGTCGACCCGACGCGGCGCTCCGATAGCCGCGAAGATTTACCGGTCTGGGCGCTGCTCGGCCCCAAGGCAGGCGACAACGAGCAGGTCATCGCGCTGGCGGAGGCGCTGGAGCGGCCGTACCGAATCGTTCGGCTCCGCTACACGGGCGCCTACCGTCTGCCCAACCGGCTGCTCGGCGCGACATTGCACAGTCTTGCGGCAGCCGATCCGGACTTGACGCCTCCCTGGCCGAAGCTTGTCTTGGCGGCCGGCCGGCGAAGCGTGCCGGTCGCCCGTTGGATTCAGCGCGTCGCGGGCCACCGTGTCCGACTGGTGCAGATCGGGCGGCCGCGTGCGCCGCTTGGCTGGTTTGATTTGGTGCTGGCGCCGCCGCAATATCATCTGCCCGCGCGCAGAAATCTGGTCCGTCTGCCCCTGCCCCTCGTAAGAGCGCAGCGCGCGGACGACCCGCATCCAGCGTGGACGGCGCGGATCGCAGATCTTCCCGCGCCGCGTGCCGCCGTCCTGATCGGCGGCGACGCCCGCGCCCGCGATCTAACACGCGCGACCGTCTGGAAAACCCTGGATGCCGCCGCCGAACGCGTCGGCCACGGCGGGTCGCTGATGGTCACTACCAGTCCACGCACGGAGGAGGGGCGTCTGCCGGATCTGCAAACCTCCTGCGCAACGTTGGTCTACCGCTGGCATGCGCAGAGCGGCCGCGACAATCCGATGGATGCGTTCCTCGATAAGGCCGACCGGATTGTCGTCACGGGGGACAGCGTGTCGATGCTGGCCCGAGCGGTGGCAACTGGGAAGCCGGTCACCGTCGTGCCGGTGCCCCGGCGCGCACCGTACAGCTCGCGTGCCGGCGCTGGGCTAGACCTCTTGCGGCTGTGGCAACGCGGCCTGGCCAACGCGCCGCTGCTGACGCCGCCGCCGGACCCGGATGCGGTGTTCGAGGCGCTCGTCGCCGACGGCCGGGCCGCGTGGACAGAAGGGCTTCTGGACCTGCCCGGCCGGCCAGGGGTGAACAGCGCGCTCATCGCCCCCGTGTGCGCTCGAATACTCAGCCTGATCGACGGGAACGGCGCCGGCGGCGCGTAA
- a CDS encoding SAM-dependent methyltransferase, giving the protein MRSPQDQRQAEAYAFPYHHLPALTPVPTISRYWSFAPSYVAGLWIVTDWMDRNLSSNPNARAWRHVDIGCGDGALLRHLSRRVPADRLNLTGVDTDRRAIAWARMFNDASVDIVCDAHTNMEPGHFDSASLVEVLEHVPPECVPAFVSGAARLLRNGGRLMVTVPSVAKPTEAKHYQHFSRGGLLAALADDFDVDAVAGFENRLWPARVLRKLVWRKRFRLDWPPTTHLLVSAMARRRSNTECCGRILAEATRRSA; this is encoded by the coding sequence ATGCGAAGCCCCCAAGACCAACGCCAAGCCGAAGCTTACGCCTTCCCTTACCATCATCTGCCTGCCCTGACCCCAGTGCCCACGATCTCTAGGTACTGGAGCTTTGCGCCCTCCTACGTTGCCGGTCTCTGGATCGTCACCGACTGGATGGACCGAAACCTGAGCTCAAACCCGAACGCGCGAGCATGGCGGCACGTGGATATCGGTTGCGGCGACGGTGCGCTTCTGCGCCACCTCAGCCGTCGCGTGCCAGCGGACCGGCTGAACCTCACCGGTGTCGATACCGACCGTCGGGCCATCGCCTGGGCACGGATGTTCAACGACGCATCTGTCGATATCGTCTGCGACGCTCACACGAATATGGAACCGGGGCACTTCGACTCGGCCAGCTTGGTGGAGGTCCTCGAGCACGTGCCGCCGGAATGCGTGCCGGCGTTCGTGAGCGGGGCGGCGCGGCTGTTGCGGAACGGCGGTCGGTTGATGGTTACCGTACCAAGCGTCGCAAAACCCACCGAAGCCAAGCACTACCAGCACTTCTCTCGGGGCGGTTTGCTTGCGGCGCTCGCCGACGATTTCGATGTCGACGCCGTGGCCGGATTTGAGAATCGGCTCTGGCCTGCACGGGTGCTGCGTAAGTTGGTCTGGCGAAAGCGCTTCCGACTCGACTGGCCACCAACCACCCACCTGCTGGTCTCCGCCATGGCGCGACGACGTTCGAACACGGAGTGTTGCGGGCGCATTCTGGCCGAAGCGACACGGCGGTCGGCTTGA
- a CDS encoding glycosyltransferase family 4 protein, which translates to MDIRYFAGSTIPSPAANTVHVVHMSQALGARGHAVTLYARRGPGGRAGLADYLDAPARFRLRFLGDHRVPRLRKPLEATAAHWLARSLVRGGGRVVYGRHLAMLLRLATRGHPVVAEVHRPPDRTAKDEAKFARLLAAPGFRGLVAISAELAREIEGRFPRLARGRVHVIHDAAPQPPAVKLDYTTRDPVRVLYAGSLHPGKGADALVRAACALPELEVHLYGGYPDQIAALAAHAPANVIFYGHRPHRQIVAGLADFDIAAAPYAATVMGEAAYRRGTGQADDIAAWMSPLKLFEYMSAGLPIVTADLAVLREVLVDGETADLVAPGDDAALVRALRRLAADPRRRRRLGIAAHSRFQARHSWDARAAVLEALLVDTVSM; encoded by the coding sequence ATGGATATTCGCTACTTCGCCGGCTCAACTATCCCGTCGCCAGCCGCCAACACTGTGCACGTCGTGCACATGAGCCAGGCGTTAGGCGCGCGCGGCCATGCCGTAACCCTGTATGCCCGGCGCGGCCCGGGAGGGCGCGCCGGACTGGCCGATTACCTTGATGCCCCGGCCAGATTCCGACTGCGTTTTCTGGGCGATCACCGAGTTCCTCGACTGCGCAAGCCGCTGGAGGCCACCGCCGCTCACTGGCTGGCCCGCAGCCTGGTCCGAGGCGGAGGGCGGGTCGTCTACGGTCGCCACCTCGCCATGCTGCTGCGGCTGGCGACACGAGGGCATCCGGTGGTCGCGGAAGTTCACCGCCCCCCAGATCGCACCGCGAAAGATGAAGCCAAGTTCGCACGCTTGCTGGCGGCGCCAGGGTTTCGGGGGCTGGTGGCGATCTCGGCTGAGCTGGCGCGCGAGATCGAAGGGCGTTTCCCGAGGCTGGCGCGCGGACGGGTCCACGTCATCCATGACGCCGCACCACAGCCGCCGGCGGTCAAACTAGACTATACCACACGTGATCCGGTTCGTGTGCTGTACGCTGGCAGCCTGCATCCTGGAAAGGGCGCCGACGCCCTGGTGCGCGCGGCGTGCGCTCTTCCGGAGCTGGAGGTCCATTTGTACGGCGGCTATCCCGACCAGATCGCGGCGCTGGCCGCGCACGCACCGGCCAACGTGATCTTTTATGGACACCGACCGCACCGACAGATCGTCGCCGGTCTCGCGGACTTCGACATCGCCGCCGCACCGTACGCCGCGACGGTCATGGGCGAAGCCGCCTACCGACGGGGAACCGGCCAAGCAGACGACATTGCCGCATGGATGTCGCCGCTGAAGCTGTTCGAGTATATGAGTGCTGGGCTACCCATCGTCACGGCTGACCTGGCGGTCCTACGCGAGGTGCTGGTCGACGGCGAAACGGCGGACCTCGTCGCGCCGGGCGACGATGCGGCCCTGGTGCGTGCCCTACGGCGACTTGCCGCGGATCCGCGGCGGCGCCGGCGGTTGGGAATCGCGGCACATTCTCGTTTCCAAGCACGGCATTCCTGGGACGCCCGCGCTGCCGTACTGGAGGCGCTCTTGGTGGACACGGTTAGCATGTGA
- a CDS encoding glycosyltransferase codes for MSAVASKRRIAIFFLPVGLLGRERLLLAITRQALADGHSVDLLTPSSAAWLRSALPSGANLIDLSGWWMGPERQHARAKRRTYLAVPTLARYLRRARPDVLLAASVPPGIAAILAQRLSGVATRMVIRQSDPLRVPGHPDYDGILERRRDRWIPTLWPDAAGIIAVSEGVAETVRLATDLPARRVRAVPNAVDLTEIADAAAKPSDHPWFANGAPPVIVNVGRLAPQKDQATLIRAFARVRADRPVRLVIFGQDMGQGEALRAFADDLGVGGDVDLVGFHNNPYSHMAQASLFVLSSIREGMCNALIEALACGCPTVSTDCPCGAREVLDDGRHGALVPVGDDEALAVAMLRTLDAPPEAATLEAHAGTFAVERAVKAYLDTLLCVAAGDTVGTGLESATPPTPTA; via the coding sequence ATGTCCGCCGTGGCCTCGAAACGCCGCATAGCGATCTTCTTCCTGCCGGTCGGTCTGCTTGGGCGCGAGCGCCTGTTGCTTGCGATCACCCGGCAGGCGCTCGCCGACGGTCACTCGGTGGATTTGCTGACGCCTTCCAGCGCCGCGTGGCTCCGTTCAGCCCTGCCCTCAGGTGCCAACCTGATCGACCTGAGCGGTTGGTGGATGGGACCGGAGCGCCAACACGCTCGTGCCAAGCGCCGAACGTATTTAGCCGTGCCGACCTTGGCCCGCTATCTGCGTCGCGCCCGGCCGGACGTCCTGCTCGCCGCGTCGGTGCCACCCGGGATCGCGGCGATTCTGGCTCAGCGCCTGAGCGGCGTAGCGACCCGCATGGTGATCCGGCAGAGCGACCCGCTGCGCGTCCCTGGCCACCCGGATTACGATGGCATCCTGGAACGCCGGCGTGATCGATGGATCCCCACCCTGTGGCCAGACGCGGCCGGCATCATTGCTGTCTCCGAGGGGGTCGCTGAAACCGTTCGTCTAGCCACCGACCTTCCGGCGAGGCGTGTACGTGCAGTGCCGAACGCCGTGGACCTGACCGAAATCGCTGATGCCGCGGCCAAGCCATCTGACCATCCTTGGTTCGCCAACGGTGCCCCCCCGGTGATCGTCAACGTGGGCCGGCTGGCACCGCAAAAGGACCAGGCGACGCTGATCCGGGCGTTCGCCCGCGTCCGCGCCGACCGACCGGTGCGCCTCGTGATATTCGGCCAGGACATGGGCCAGGGGGAGGCGCTGCGCGCCTTCGCCGACGATTTGGGCGTTGGCGGCGACGTCGATCTAGTCGGGTTCCATAACAACCCCTACAGCCATATGGCGCAGGCGTCGCTGTTTGTGCTTTCGTCGATCCGCGAAGGTATGTGCAACGCTTTAATCGAGGCCTTGGCCTGCGGCTGCCCGACGGTCAGCACCGACTGCCCGTGCGGCGCTCGGGAAGTCCTCGACGACGGGCGTCACGGCGCATTGGTACCGGTGGGCGATGACGAGGCGCTCGCGGTCGCGATGCTGCGGACGCTCGATGCGCCGCCCGAAGCCGCGACGCTAGAGGCACACGCCGGAACGTTCGCCGTTGAGCGTGCCGTTAAAGCTTACCTTGACACGCTCCTCTGCGTCGCAGCCGGCGACACGGTAGGGACGGGCCTCGAGTCGGCGACCCCGCCGACGCCAACCGCCTGA
- a CDS encoding lipopolysaccharide biosynthesis protein — MTDPTACLSLASFDLLEALPALSIRSVFARLSSGLAATASKDWFEPLRHAGILAVGRSGQGVLKLAAVAVAAQTLGASVYGSLVMINAMRKVLAALVFVRSTHLVMRYGAPALEADDPEGFGRTVAFGVWLDALSAVLATATVLAVTGWVGGLLNLPPDTLSAARVFGLCTVFPALTITAHALLQLFGMFRFIALQGVVLPGLQLAGGGLAFALEGGLVTFLVVWFSAIALARVCLLAACVIELRHRGLLAHVAASLHRPRRPGGGAWRYLFGVNAQASMRQVQDRGGVLAAGALFDPGAAALVQVARQLGGALRRPVKTVLSPAILPVLMRQTAGNRWETRRKTLRTFSLASLWVALGLVGGLGALGQSILVTLFGPSFEAAYWVMLIFAIGGGIRMATVTFEPLLASAGRVKILLSAQATALGAHVVLLFTLIPFVGVTGAALAEAFALALHATMLWVLGRQEFSR, encoded by the coding sequence TTGACGGACCCGACCGCCTGCCTTTCATTGGCGTCCTTCGATCTCTTGGAGGCCCTGCCTGCTTTGTCGATACGGTCCGTATTCGCCCGCCTGTCTAGCGGTCTCGCCGCTACCGCGAGCAAAGACTGGTTCGAGCCGCTACGCCACGCGGGGATCCTCGCGGTCGGGCGAAGCGGCCAGGGCGTATTAAAGCTCGCCGCCGTGGCCGTCGCCGCCCAGACCCTCGGCGCGAGCGTCTACGGCAGTCTGGTTATGATCAACGCGATGCGCAAGGTTTTGGCCGCGCTGGTGTTCGTCCGCTCGACGCATCTCGTGATGCGCTACGGCGCCCCGGCCCTGGAAGCGGACGATCCGGAGGGCTTTGGCCGGACGGTCGCGTTCGGGGTCTGGTTGGATGCGCTGAGCGCGGTCCTGGCCACGGCCACGGTCCTGGCGGTTACCGGTTGGGTCGGCGGCTTGCTCAACCTGCCGCCCGATACGTTGAGCGCGGCGCGGGTGTTCGGGCTCTGCACTGTGTTCCCAGCGCTGACGATAACCGCGCATGCATTACTCCAGCTGTTCGGCATGTTCCGGTTTATAGCCCTGCAGGGAGTTGTCCTGCCGGGTCTGCAGCTGGCTGGAGGTGGGCTGGCGTTCGCACTGGAGGGCGGCCTGGTCACGTTTCTGGTTGTCTGGTTCTCGGCGATCGCCCTGGCACGGGTGTGCTTGCTCGCGGCCTGCGTGATAGAACTCCGGCACCGTGGCCTGCTGGCGCATGTTGCTGCCAGCTTGCACCGGCCAAGGCGGCCGGGCGGCGGGGCCTGGCGCTACCTTTTTGGCGTCAACGCGCAGGCGTCGATGCGCCAAGTGCAGGATCGTGGCGGCGTTCTCGCCGCAGGTGCCCTTTTCGATCCAGGTGCGGCCGCGCTGGTCCAAGTTGCGCGCCAGCTGGGCGGCGCCTTGCGGCGCCCGGTAAAGACTGTCCTTTCGCCCGCGATCCTCCCGGTACTGATGCGCCAAACCGCCGGCAACCGATGGGAGACCCGACGTAAAACCTTACGCACCTTCTCGTTAGCCTCGCTCTGGGTTGCCCTAGGCTTGGTTGGCGGGCTTGGGGCGTTGGGTCAATCGATCCTGGTAACACTGTTCGGCCCCTCGTTCGAGGCGGCATATTGGGTCATGCTGATATTCGCGATCGGCGGGGGTATCCGCATGGCGACTGTTACCTTCGAGCCGCTGCTGGCGAGTGCGGGCCGTGTGAAAATCTTGTTGTCGGCGCAGGCAACCGCGCTTGGGGCGCACGTCGTGCTCTTGTTCACGCTAATACCTTTCGTTGGTGTAACGGGCGCAGCGTTGGCCGAGGCGTTCGCGCTGGCACTGCACGCCACGATGCTCTGGGTTTTGGGGCGGCAGGAATTTAGTCGATGA
- a CDS encoding Bax inhibitor-1/YccA family membrane protein, which translates to MIGQIPLGSPLMAPKAPASGGGWAFRPGEATATRAGALRATVICAVLFVAGYALLWVSFYPALAQGAQATVEGVRNVAFACGVAAFGGACATAYKPRLAPYVAPAVAVLGGVFGGGLALAFEQRYPGIAMQSMVVTSVVLAVLVGGYTTGVIQVTARFRAMAMIGAVVIALVYAARFVLWLVDLRLPVIHGAGWGGVLWTGFIVLVASLNFAVDLQRIDTLEDRRVPRAGEWYVALATTTTFIWLNISVLRLVARVRGT; encoded by the coding sequence ATGATCGGACAGATTCCACTTGGTTCGCCGCTCATGGCGCCCAAGGCCCCGGCCAGCGGCGGTGGCTGGGCGTTCCGGCCCGGCGAGGCCACGGCCACCCGGGCCGGCGCCCTTCGCGCGACGGTCATCTGCGCCGTTTTGTTCGTGGCCGGCTACGCCCTGCTCTGGGTGAGCTTCTACCCCGCCCTCGCGCAAGGCGCTCAGGCGACGGTGGAAGGGGTGCGCAACGTCGCCTTCGCCTGCGGGGTTGCGGCGTTCGGCGGGGCGTGCGCCACGGCGTACAAGCCCCGGCTGGCGCCCTACGTCGCACCGGCGGTGGCTGTGCTGGGCGGGGTGTTCGGCGGCGGCCTCGCCCTCGCCTTCGAGCAGCGCTACCCGGGCATCGCCATGCAGTCCATGGTCGTGACGAGCGTGGTCCTGGCCGTGCTCGTGGGCGGCTACACGACCGGTGTGATCCAGGTGACCGCGCGCTTCCGGGCCATGGCCATGATCGGGGCCGTTGTGATTGCGCTGGTCTATGCCGCCAGGTTCGTCCTGTGGCTCGTTGACCTGAGGCTGCCCGTGATCCACGGGGCTGGCTGGGGCGGCGTCCTGTGGACCGGGTTCATCGTTCTGGTGGCCAGCCTCAATTTCGCCGTCGATCTGCAGCGCATCGACACCCTCGAAGACCGGCGCGTGCCCCGCGCCGGGGAATGGTACGTGGCCTTGGCCACGACGACGACGTTCATCTGGCTGAATATCTCAGTCCTGCGGCTGGTCGCCCGGGTCCGCGGCACCTGA